TCTGGTATGACGATGTCCAGTTTGCCCGCGTTGCGCTTAAGCATCTGGAAGTTGCTCGGGACCTCGGCGTGAAGAAGATCGTCATCGGCGAGTGCGGCCATGCTCACAAAGCATTGTCAGTCATCGCTGACCGGTTGCTTCCGGGTGAGCAGATGATCCCCAGGGAAAGCTCCTATACACTGCTCTGGGACATCGTGAAGAGTGGAAAGATAAAGTTTGACCCGTCAAAGAACGACTTTCCCGTGACCCTTCACGATCCGTGTAACGTGGTGCGCCTCATGGGAATCGTCCAACCCCAGAGAAATGTCCTGAATGCAATCTTTCCTCCAGGGCGATTCCGGGAAATGACTCCGCATGGCGTCCAAAACTACTGCTGTGGCGGCGGATCGGGATTCGCCATCATGCAGAGCGGCAATTTTCCCGATTGGCGACGGCTGGTTTCCGGAAGAAAGAAACTGCAGCAATATCTGAACGCATTCCAGGGTGAAATGGATCCCTCAATTCGGAAAATGATTTGTGCCCCGTGCTCTAACTGCAAAGGGCAGACTCGTGATCTTCTTGAAGGATATGAGGTCTTCGAGAAGACAGGTATCTGGTACACAGGTCTTGTCGAACTGATGGTCAACGCCATGGTGGATCAGGAAAAGCCGTTCCTCGAATGGCCTGATGATGAAGATGACGACATGTGACGTGCTTCTCTCGTGCAGGTTCAGGGAATGTCTTTAAGATTTCCCCGGACCTGTTTTGAGCTGAGTAATTCTTCTCATCTCTCCAATTACAATAGTCGTTTCCGAATAGGGTGTTTTCGACACCCTATTTTCCGTTCTGTCCTTTCTCCATCTCTCCACGGGAAAAATACAACTAGTCGATTTGATGAAAATGTGCCGGCACGGAGACACGGCACCCACCAATTTTTCAAGAAGCGCTTTCCGCAATCGGATAAAGATTCTGACATTCCTGCCCGAGATTGACTGATACCAACTCCCATGGCGCAAAACGCCACAACAAACAATAAAAGACCTGATGCAGCATATGGTCTTTCATAGGATTTCGCTTTCAGGCGTGTAACATTGAAATGAAGGAGCACTGACCTGCGTTTCGCAGGTCAGTGGCACCCAGGACACAGAAACGTCAAAATCAAACGGGTGCCATTGACCTGGGAACCAGGTCAATGCGGAAAAGAAATTTCAATCCGGTATTTTATTTTGTGGGAAGCGAATTCGTAGGAGGCTGATTCTTCGAGCAGTTTTCTGGCCAGCTAACTACATATAATCAAGTATTAGATTAATGTTTAGAATGAACATCTGGAATTCATTTTACATTTTTTGCTTGCAATTGTACGATTCTGTGATATGACTCCCTTTCAATATGAGAGGCCCTCAGGTCTCGAACACTTGGAAAGGGAGTGAAACTATGAAGAAAATCTCAATGTTGATGATGCTTTCGATCTTTATCGCTGCACTTTGCGCGACTGCTTTTGCCCAGGATTTGTCGTCTCAGGTTACGGCGTTGGAGCAGAAAGCCGAGCGCATTCAGGCTCAGATCAACCTTGCGAAGCAGCAGGCGGAAGCTCAAGTCGATCAGCAGGTAAAGGCGATCACCGCTTCAGTGGATAGCTTGATGAAGCAGAGAGTGCAACTCGATGCTCACATCGCCAAATTCGAATCGCAGATGCAGGACATCAAAAAGAGCGCGCAATCCAATCTTTCTCGCCAGATCAACCAATATGACGAAGAGCTGAGCACAGTTAAGCAGCAGATCAGCAGTCTGGTGGCAAAACAGTCTGCCGCGCAGAAACAGGCTGAAACTCCTCAGCCCGCGGCTGTCGCCCCCGCCCCTGCTGCTCCTGCCGCGCAGTAATGTAAATATCTCCTGAAGAAGTGGGTCCTTGCATGAAGATGCTGAAAGCTCACTTCACAGGAGTAAAAATGCCGGAGTCACAGAGGCTCAGAATAGAATGTAATTTCACCTTGTTTGCCTCTGTGGCTCAGGCATCGACCAAAATACCATATTTAATAAAGTTTCGAGAAATTCAAGATAGTAATTGAAAATAATTGATTTTTAGATAGAACTTTGATATATTCACGCTGTGCAATCCGTAGCTGTTATGACCTGGAGTTGGTATGGATCTCAGATTCACATGGATCTCTTTCCTTCTACTGCCGCTCATTGTGTCCTGTTCGGCTCCGATCGGGATGACAAAAAAATGTGCGAATGTAGAATCGAAACTTGAGCCCCAAACTGAATCCAGGCTGGTCATTGCGGAACACAATTTTCCCGTAATTCCGCCTGAGCAAGACGGCGCGTTTCATATAGTCGGACCGAAAGAGAGCCTTCAGCACATCTGTAGTGTTTACGGGTTGAACCTGGAGAAAGTTGCTCGAATCAACCGGCTACTCCCCCCTTACAAGCTTGAGGAAGGGGAGACGCTTTTTCTGCCTGCCCAAGCTCTCCTTGCCGAGGAAAAGAACAGCACCTCTAACAATGGCAAAGCCATCATCTCACTCACCGAACATTCTGCGAAATCCACTGTGGCACGAGCTATGATTGGGAAGAAAGATCCGCTTGTTCCTGACCTCGGGTTTCCGGTGCCTGGAGGTGTTCTCACTTCGCCATTCGGATATCGATGGGGAAGATTGCACAAAGGATTGGATATCGCGGCTCCGATAGGCAAACCCGTGCTTGCCTGTGCGGACGGACGAGTCATTTTTGTGGGAACCAGGAAGAAGTTTCGCCGATACGGGAATACGGTGCTCGTCGATCATGGAAAAGGCGCATACACGTACTATGCTCATCTGAGTCAGATTTTCGTGAAAAAGAACCAGGCAGTGAAGAAAGGCCAAAAAATCGCTTCTGTCGGAAACACGGGCAGATCGACAGGGCCTCATCTCCATTTGGAAGTTCGTGTTGCCAATAGAATGTACAACCCCCTCGCATACTTTTCTCCCAAAGAGTTGTCCGGAACCCTCATGGCCAAACGGT
The sequence above is a segment of the Desulfomonile tiedjei DSM 6799 genome. Coding sequences within it:
- a CDS encoding M23 family metallopeptidase, giving the protein MDLRFTWISFLLLPLIVSCSAPIGMTKKCANVESKLEPQTESRLVIAEHNFPVIPPEQDGAFHIVGPKESLQHICSVYGLNLEKVARINRLLPPYKLEEGETLFLPAQALLAEEKNSTSNNGKAIISLTEHSAKSTVARAMIGKKDPLVPDLGFPVPGGVLTSPFGYRWGRLHKGLDIAAPIGKPVLACADGRVIFVGTRKKFRRYGNTVLVDHGKGAYTYYAHLSQIFVKKNQAVKKGQKIASVGNTGRSTGPHLHLEVRVANRMYNPLAYFSPKELSGTLMAKRFMEAPMGPVRAGWEIPDLLTASR